A genome region from Sceloporus undulatus isolate JIND9_A2432 ecotype Alabama chromosome 1, SceUnd_v1.1, whole genome shotgun sequence includes the following:
- the LOC121927104 gene encoding poly(A) polymerase alpha-like: MPFPVTTQGSQQAQQPQKHYGITSPISLASPKENDCILTQKLIETLKPFGVFEEEEELQRRILILGKLNNLVKEWIREISEIKV; this comes from the exons TCCAGTTACAACCCAGGGATCACAGCAAGCGCAGCAACCACAGAAGCATTATGGCATTACCTCACCCATCAGCTTAGCTTCCCCCAAGGAGAATGACTGTATACTTACTCAGAAATTAATTGAAACCCTAAAACCCTTTGGTGTctttgaggaggaagaggaactgCAACGCAG AATTCTAATCTTGGGGAAACTGAATAACCTTGTAAAGGAGTGGATACGAGAAATCAGCGAAATTAAGGTATGA
- the LOC121923405 gene encoding poly(A) polymerase alpha translates to MTRSHTSAFHSKIFVLQAVEEAFVPVIKLCFDGIEIDILFARLALQTIPEDLDLRDDSLLKNLDIRCIRSLNGCRVTDEILHLVPNIDNFRLTLRAIKLWAKRHNIYSNILGFLGGVSWAMLVARTCQLYPNAIASTLVHKFFLVFSKWEWPNPVLLKQPEECNLNLPVWDPRVNPSDRYHLMPIITPAYPQQNSTYNVSISTRMVMVEEFKQGLAITDEILLSKAEWSKLFEAPNFFQKYKHYIVLLASAPTEKQRLEWVGLVESKIRILVGSLEKNEFITLAHVNPQSFPAPKENPDKEEFRTMWVIGLVFKKTENSENLSVDLTYDIQSFTDTVYRQAINSKMFEMDMKIAAMHVKRKQLHQLLPSHVLQKKKKHSTEGVRLTALNDSSLDLSMDSDNSTSVPSPTSAMKTSPLNSSGSSQGRTSPAPAVTAASVTNIQASEVTVPPTNSSESSGGTSSESIPQTATQPAISPPPKPSISRVVSSTRLVNQPQRPSGNPAAKVTSPVVGVKRTSSPHKEESPKKIKTEEDEVNEDASCLDISDHEKMETKELLDTESDMASQPETLPTTVSLQAPQKIPSTDLSDIPALPANPIPVIKNSIKLRLNR, encoded by the exons ATGACTAGATCCCATACAAGTGCATTTCattccaaaatatttgttttgcagGCTGTTGAAGAAGCATTTGTTCCTGTTATCAAACTCTGCTTTGATGGAATAGAG ATTGATATCTTGTTTGCCCGATTAGCACTGCAGACTATTCCTGAAGATCTAGACCTTCGAGATGATAGTCTACTTAAAAATTTAGACATTAGATGCATACGAAGTCTTAATG GTTGCAGAGTAACTGATGAAATTCTCCATCTAGTACCAAACATTGACAATTTCAGATTAACACTGAGAGCTATCAAACTATGGGCCAAAC GGCACAACATCTATTCCAATATACTAGGTTTCCTTGGTGGAGTTTCCTGGGCTATGCTAGTAGCAAGAACTTGCCAGCTTTATCCAAATGCAATAGCATCAACTCTTGTACATAAATTTTTCTTGGTATTTTCTAAATG GGAATGGCCAAATCCAGTGTTACTGAAACAGCCAGAAGAATGCAATCTTAATTTGCCTGTATGGGACCCAAGG GTAAATCCCAGTGATAGGTACCATCTTATGCCTATAATTACACCAGCATACCCCCAGCAGAACTCTACCTACAATGTGTCCATTTCTACACGTATGGTCATGGTTGAAGAATTTAAGCAAG GTCTTGCTATCACAGATGAAATTTTGCTGAGTAAGGCAGAGTGGTCCAAACTTTTTGAAGCTCCAAACTTCTTTCAAAAATACAA GCATTATATTGTACTTCTCGCGAGTGCACCAACAGAAAAACAACGACTAGAATG GGTTGGTTTGGTAGAATCAAAAATCCGTATTTTGGTTGGAAGTTTGGAAAAGAATGAATTCATTACACTGGCTCACGTAAACCCTCAGTCATTCCCAGCACCCAAAGAAAATCCTGACAA ggAAGAATTTCGGACAATGTGGGTGATTGGGTTGGTGTTTAAGAAAACTGAGAACTCTGAAAATCTGAGTGTTGATCTTACATATGACATCCAGTCTTTTACTGATACTG TTTATAGgcaagcaataaacagcaagatgTTTGAGATGGATATGAAAATTGCTGCAATGCATGTTAAAAGAAAGCAACTTCATCAACTGCTACCTAGTCACGtgcttcagaagaagaaaaag CATTCAACAGAAGGGGTCAGGTTGACAGCACTGAACGACAGCAGCCTAGACTTATCTATGGATAGTGATAACAGCACATCTGTGCCTTCCCCTACCAGTGCTATGAAGACAAGCCCATTGAACAGTTCTGGAAGCTCTCAGGG ccGAACCAGTCCTGCTCCAGCTGTAACAGCAGCTTCTGTGACCAACATACAGGCTTCTGAAGTCACTGTGCCACCAACAAATTCCAGTGAAAGCTCAGGGG GGACTTCAAGTGAAAGCATTCCTCAAACTGCCACACAGCCAGCCATCTCTCCACCACCAAAGCCTAGCATCTCTAGAGTAGTTTCTTCAACCCGTCTTGTCAACCAACCGCAGAGACCTTCAGGAAACCCTGCAGCTAAAGTAACTAGTCCTGTAGTAGGTGTGAAGCGGACATCATCCCCTCATAAAGAAGAGTcacccaaaaaaataaaaaccgaAGAG GATGAAGTGAACGAAGATGCTAGCTGTCTTGACATAAGTGATCATGAGAAAATGGAAACTAAG GAACTACTTGATACAGAATCCGATATGGCTTCTCAGCCAGAAACGCTTCCAACAACAGTATCTCTGCAAGCTCCTCAG